From Hymenobacter sedentarius, a single genomic window includes:
- a CDS encoding glycosyltransferase: MPSPPAPLLLFAVTTDLCFDQRMQRICGSLAAAGYRVQLVGWQRPASPPLTPQPYGQHRLRGWFQRGKLFYLEYNLRLFFYLLSQRAAAWCAADLDTALPVWLRARLGGQPFVYDAHELFTEVPEVVARPTVQRLWRWVEGFVVPRARLAYTVGPALARVFEQRYGRPFAVVRNVSRLRTDEPLPHPAPPTGYILYQGALNVGRGLEGLLDAMPQVAGRLVICGEGDLSASLRARAAKLGLLASGKVEFRGFVLPEALREVTRHAAVGIMLLENIGLSYYYSLANKFFDYVHAGIPQVLIDFPEYRALNEQFDVAELVQDLRPETLARALNRLLRDEPARYQHLAENCRRAAPQLSWQHEEQVLLHLYNELVPLVKLRPLPQ; this comes from the coding sequence TTGCCGTCCCCACCCGCGCCGCTGCTGCTTTTCGCCGTCACCACCGACCTGTGCTTCGACCAGCGGATGCAGCGCATCTGCGGCAGCCTAGCCGCCGCCGGCTACCGCGTACAGCTGGTGGGCTGGCAGCGGCCGGCCTCGCCCCCGCTCACGCCCCAGCCCTACGGGCAGCACCGGCTGCGGGGCTGGTTTCAGCGGGGCAAGCTGTTTTACCTGGAGTACAACCTGCGGCTGTTTTTTTACTTATTGAGCCAGCGAGCCGCCGCCTGGTGCGCCGCCGACCTCGACACGGCCCTGCCCGTGTGGCTGCGCGCCCGGCTCGGCGGCCAGCCCTTCGTGTACGATGCCCACGAGCTGTTCACCGAGGTGCCCGAGGTGGTGGCCCGGCCCACTGTGCAGCGCCTCTGGCGCTGGGTAGAAGGCTTTGTGGTGCCGCGCGCCCGGCTGGCCTACACGGTGGGCCCGGCCCTGGCGCGGGTATTCGAGCAGCGCTACGGCCGGCCCTTTGCCGTGGTGCGCAACGTGAGCCGCCTGCGCACCGACGAGCCCCTGCCCCACCCCGCGCCGCCCACCGGCTACATCCTCTACCAAGGCGCCCTCAACGTGGGCCGCGGCCTGGAAGGCCTGCTCGACGCCATGCCGCAGGTGGCGGGCCGGCTGGTCATCTGCGGCGAAGGCGACCTATCAGCTTCCCTGCGCGCCCGGGCCGCTAAGCTCGGCCTGCTGGCTTCCGGCAAGGTAGAGTTTCGCGGGTTTGTGCTGCCCGAAGCCCTACGCGAGGTCACGCGCCACGCGGCGGTGGGCATTATGCTGCTAGAAAACATTGGGTTGAGCTATTACTATTCGCTGGCCAACAAGTTCTTCGACTACGTGCACGCCGGCATTCCGCAGGTGCTGATTGACTTCCCCGAATACCGCGCCCTCAACGAGCAGTTCGACGTGGCCGAGCTGGTGCAGGACCTGCGCCCCGAAACGCTGGCCCGGGCCCTCAACCGCCTGCTGCGCGACGAGCCCGCGCGCTACCAGCACCTGGCCGAAAACTGCCGCCGCGCTGCCCCGCAGCTAAGCTGGCAGCATGAAGAACAAGTCTTACTGCACTTGTACAATGAGTTGGTTCCCCTTGTAAAATTGCGGCCATTGCCGCAGTAG
- the miaA gene encoding tRNA (adenosine(37)-N6)-dimethylallyltransferase MiaA — protein MLPPSILAQLAPTAADPRPVLLTIAGPTAVGKTALCVQLAQHFNTEIVSADSRQFFRELSIGTAKPTPDEMQGVPHHFIDSHSISEDYSAGRFATDCQAVLIELFQKHPLVILTGGSGLYVQAVTDGLDELPTVPPEIRAQLHAELAAHGLPYLVAELAETDPVAHARIDQQNPQRVVRALEITRATGRPFSSFHTQSPPVENPLFRNVKVALTREREALYQRINLRVEHMLAAGLLDEVRGLLPYRHHHALQTVGYQEIFGYHDGEYDWAEAVRLLQRNTRRYAKRQLTWLRRDPAYQWVELK, from the coding sequence TTGCTCCCTCCCTCCATTTTAGCCCAACTGGCGCCCACGGCCGCCGACCCACGGCCGGTGCTGCTCACCATTGCCGGCCCCACGGCCGTGGGCAAAACGGCCCTGTGCGTGCAGCTGGCCCAACATTTCAACACCGAAATCGTGTCGGCCGATTCGCGCCAGTTTTTTCGGGAGCTGAGCATCGGCACGGCCAAGCCTACGCCGGATGAGATGCAGGGCGTGCCGCATCATTTCATCGACAGCCACAGCATCAGCGAAGACTACAGCGCCGGCCGCTTCGCCACCGATTGCCAGGCCGTGCTAATTGAACTGTTTCAGAAGCATCCGCTGGTTATCCTCACCGGCGGCTCGGGCCTCTATGTGCAAGCCGTGACCGATGGACTGGACGAGCTGCCCACCGTGCCGCCCGAAATCCGCGCCCAGCTCCACGCCGAGCTGGCGGCTCACGGCCTGCCCTACCTGGTAGCCGAGCTGGCCGAAACCGACCCCGTGGCGCACGCCCGCATTGACCAACAAAACCCGCAGCGCGTGGTGCGGGCCCTGGAAATCACGCGGGCCACCGGCCGGCCCTTTTCCAGCTTCCACACCCAGAGCCCGCCCGTCGAAAACCCGCTGTTTCGCAACGTAAAAGTGGCCCTCACCCGCGAGCGCGAGGCCCTCTACCAGCGCATCAACCTGCGGGTGGAGCACATGCTGGCTGCCGGCCTGCTCGACGAAGTGCGCGGCCTACTCCCCTACCGCCACCACCACGCCCTGCAAACCGTGGGTTACCAGGAAATATTCGGCTACCACGACGGCGAGTACGATTGGGCAGAAGCCGTGCGCCTGCTACAGCGCAACACGCGCCGCTACGCTAAGCGTCAGCTTACTTGGCTGCGCCGCGACCCCGCCTACCAGTGGGTTGAGCTGAAATAA
- a CDS encoding RNA polymerase sigma factor, producing the protein MEDHDILLKFQDPASRNLAFNQLVRKYQSKVYWHVRKMVIDHDDADDLTQDVFIKVWKHLENFRQDAALFTWIYRIATNECLNFLSSKRRRFLLPLTDVGAELAAKIEADPALAGDEVELKLQQAILRLPDKQRLVFNLRYYDEMPYEQMAEVTGTSVGALKASYHHAVKKVEEYVTRNTAD; encoded by the coding sequence TTGGAAGACCACGACATCCTGCTCAAGTTTCAAGACCCGGCTTCGCGCAACCTGGCGTTCAACCAGCTCGTGCGCAAGTACCAGAGCAAAGTGTACTGGCACGTGCGCAAGATGGTAATCGACCACGACGATGCCGACGACCTCACCCAGGACGTTTTTATCAAGGTGTGGAAGCACCTTGAGAACTTCCGGCAAGACGCCGCCCTGTTTACCTGGATTTACCGCATTGCCACCAACGAGTGCCTGAACTTCTTGAGCAGCAAGCGGCGCAGGTTTCTGCTGCCACTCACAGACGTAGGCGCCGAACTGGCCGCCAAAATTGAAGCCGACCCCGCCTTGGCCGGCGACGAAGTTGAGCTAAAACTGCAACAAGCCATCCTGCGGCTGCCCGACAAGCAGCGCCTCGTCTTCAACCTGCGCTACTACGACGAGATGCCGTACGAGCAGATGGCCGAAGTAACGGGCACCAGCGTGGGCGCGCTGAAGGCCAGCTACCACCACGCCGTGAAAAAAGTGGAAGAATACGTAACCCGCAACACGGCCGATTAA
- a CDS encoding PAS domain S-box protein → MTSFPVVSPPRPDAPPLGVLLDQLGQVYVLLDVQGTITDVNEAFLAMAGYTREHVMGKRFYEMFTPPSDRPAQRREYLDSIASQTVGPSYERTLLTRGGHPRQILWRLGFTRDATNSITGVWMAGTEPDERRLATPTLAGSSTHLQDFLDNAQDLVQHLGADNSFLFVNKAWKEKLGYTDAELATRTLADVVHPYYKAKLLYQLRNLYDGEPVNKVETVFLTSVGKPVHLIGSMSVVREEGQPASSRAILHDITDRIKAERLQKVYYSIANLAISAKDLPSLYGAIHRELSKIIETSNLFIALCDDARTQLQFAYHVDQHPQHRPHGPMPFASGVSEYIIAGGQPRYLTHTDYQQLIRNGTITAYGLVPEVMLASPLSIGDRIIGVLAVQDYTRADAYTPADLDVLHFISNQVALAIERKRNEEQIGRQTARLNAIFESGSHVMWTVDTRARLMNYNRNYAALFLRRNGTYPVRGLDLWEADLAHMPKDERDTFVRHYEAAAKGQPQRFEMGLRDGRGHEVWTDIYLNPIYLGDGSFEEISAIAHDITEQKRAQLALEAQEEKFRSIFESFQDIYYRTDEQGLLTIVSPSVREVLGYEPEEVIGQPVASYYVEPDDQPRARAEIERNGGLRNFETQLWHKDGYPVSVLVNARVVNGDEFSTEGIARDVTEIRQMQDDLRQAKEAAEAALEAKTQFLANMSHELRTPMNGIIGMIDLLDQTVETDEQLDYVDTLRKSSDALLTILNDILDLSKIQAGKLQVHESALELRAVMERIRALFIYRAEQKHIRFTYHITPHTPQYVMTDEVRLLQILSNLVANAIKFTNEGTVAIIVSSVSTDGDQHTLRFAVQDSGIGISSDNASLLFTNFTQLDTTPSKAYGGTGLGLSISRQLSELLGGEIGVLSDEGEGSVFWFTISAREARVEDLPVAAPLREAVFQPFEATPRVLLVDDNAINQKVGMRLLTKLGCDVDVAGSGPEAIALATAPNAGYNIIFMDIQMPDMDGVAATAEIRRVLGSACPPVVAMTAYSMQEDAGRFMRQGLDDYVGKPVKSRHLYEVLHRWLRPRTARTAAEEALALFGTAPADTANAAATDTGVAAAPAAPANTAISAQAAAAEESDEPTLDEAIVQQLVELGGPDFTAELYQEFEQEAGDLLREAAPVAAAANFPELLPMLHQLKGTAATLGGVALAAQAKHLEQQFKAGHTAGGAEGFQLLEHYFVRFVAEYPRAVERATNASAV, encoded by the coding sequence ATGACTTCATTTCCGGTTGTTTCCCCGCCTCGGCCCGATGCGCCGCCCCTGGGCGTGCTGCTCGACCAGCTGGGGCAGGTGTATGTGCTGCTCGATGTACAGGGCACCATCACGGACGTCAACGAAGCCTTTCTGGCCATGGCGGGCTACACCCGCGAGCACGTGATGGGGAAGCGTTTCTATGAAATGTTTACGCCCCCCAGCGACCGCCCAGCCCAACGCCGCGAATACCTCGACAGCATTGCCTCCCAAACCGTGGGTCCCAGCTACGAGCGCACCCTGCTCACGCGCGGCGGCCACCCCCGCCAGATACTCTGGCGCCTGGGCTTCACGCGCGATGCCACCAATTCCATAACGGGCGTGTGGATGGCCGGCACCGAGCCCGACGAGCGCCGCCTGGCCACGCCTACTCTGGCCGGCAGCAGCACCCACCTGCAGGACTTTCTCGACAACGCCCAGGACCTGGTGCAGCACCTCGGGGCCGACAATAGCTTCCTGTTTGTGAACAAGGCCTGGAAAGAGAAACTGGGCTACACCGACGCCGAGCTGGCCACCCGCACCCTGGCCGACGTGGTGCACCCGTACTACAAGGCCAAGCTGCTCTACCAGCTGCGCAACCTCTACGACGGCGAGCCCGTGAACAAGGTCGAAACCGTGTTTCTGACCAGCGTGGGCAAGCCCGTGCACCTCATTGGGAGCATGAGCGTGGTGCGCGAGGAAGGCCAGCCGGCCAGTAGCCGCGCCATCCTGCACGACATCACCGACCGCATCAAGGCCGAGCGGCTGCAGAAAGTATACTACAGCATCGCCAACCTGGCCATCTCGGCCAAGGACTTGCCCAGCCTCTACGGCGCCATCCACCGCGAGCTGAGCAAGATTATCGAGACCAGCAACCTGTTTATTGCCCTCTGCGACGATGCCCGCACGCAGCTGCAGTTTGCTTACCACGTCGACCAGCACCCCCAGCACCGGCCGCACGGGCCCATGCCGTTTGCTTCGGGCGTGTCGGAGTACATCATTGCCGGCGGGCAGCCCCGCTACCTCACCCACACCGATTACCAGCAGCTCATCCGCAACGGCACCATCACGGCCTATGGGCTGGTGCCCGAGGTGATGCTGGCCTCGCCGCTGAGCATCGGCGACCGCATCATCGGGGTGCTGGCCGTGCAGGACTACACCCGCGCCGATGCCTACACGCCCGCCGACCTCGACGTGCTGCACTTCATCTCCAACCAGGTGGCCCTGGCCATTGAGCGCAAGCGCAACGAAGAGCAGATTGGCCGGCAAACCGCCCGCCTGAATGCCATCTTCGAAAGTGGCTCGCACGTGATGTGGACCGTGGACACCCGCGCCCGCCTCATGAACTACAACCGCAACTACGCGGCCCTGTTTCTGCGGCGCAACGGCACCTACCCCGTGCGCGGCCTCGACCTGTGGGAAGCCGACCTGGCGCACATGCCCAAGGACGAGCGCGACACCTTTGTGCGGCACTACGAAGCCGCGGCCAAAGGGCAGCCGCAGCGCTTCGAGATGGGCCTGCGCGATGGCCGCGGCCACGAGGTCTGGACCGATATTTACCTCAACCCCATTTACCTGGGCGATGGCTCGTTTGAGGAAATCTCGGCCATTGCCCACGACATTACGGAGCAGAAACGCGCCCAGCTGGCCCTGGAGGCGCAGGAAGAAAAGTTCCGCTCCATCTTCGAGTCGTTCCAGGACATTTACTACCGCACCGACGAACAAGGCCTGCTCACCATCGTGAGCCCCTCGGTCCGGGAGGTGTTGGGCTACGAGCCCGAAGAGGTAATTGGCCAGCCCGTGGCGAGCTACTACGTGGAGCCCGACGACCAGCCCAGGGCCCGGGCAGAGATTGAGCGCAACGGCGGGCTGCGCAACTTCGAAACCCAGCTGTGGCACAAGGACGGCTACCCCGTGAGCGTGCTCGTGAACGCCCGCGTGGTAAACGGCGACGAATTCAGTACCGAGGGCATTGCCCGCGACGTAACCGAAATCCGGCAGATGCAGGACGACCTGCGCCAGGCCAAAGAAGCTGCCGAAGCCGCCCTGGAAGCAAAAACTCAGTTCCTGGCCAACATGAGCCACGAGCTGCGCACGCCCATGAACGGCATCATCGGCATGATTGACCTGCTCGACCAGACCGTGGAAACCGACGAGCAGCTTGACTACGTGGACACGCTGCGCAAAAGCTCCGACGCCCTGCTCACCATCCTGAACGACATTCTGGACCTATCAAAAATCCAGGCCGGCAAGCTGCAGGTGCACGAAAGCGCGCTGGAGCTGCGCGCCGTGATGGAGCGCATCCGGGCCCTGTTTATCTACCGGGCCGAGCAGAAGCACATCCGCTTCACCTACCACATCACGCCGCACACGCCGCAGTACGTGATGACGGACGAAGTGCGGCTCCTGCAAATCCTGTCCAACCTGGTGGCCAACGCCATCAAGTTTACCAACGAAGGCACGGTGGCCATCATCGTCTCGAGCGTGAGCACCGACGGCGACCAACACACGCTGCGCTTTGCGGTGCAGGACTCGGGCATCGGCATTTCGAGCGACAACGCCAGCCTGCTCTTCACCAACTTCACGCAGCTCGACACCACGCCCAGCAAAGCCTACGGCGGCACGGGCCTGGGCCTGAGCATCAGCCGGCAGCTGTCGGAGCTGCTGGGCGGAGAAATCGGCGTGCTGTCGGACGAGGGCGAGGGCAGCGTGTTCTGGTTCACCATCAGCGCCCGCGAGGCCCGCGTAGAGGACCTGCCGGTGGCCGCGCCCCTGCGCGAGGCCGTGTTCCAGCCCTTTGAGGCCACTCCGCGGGTGCTGCTGGTCGACGACAACGCCATCAACCAGAAGGTGGGCATGCGCCTGCTCACCAAGTTGGGCTGCGACGTGGACGTGGCCGGCAGCGGCCCCGAAGCCATTGCCCTGGCTACGGCCCCCAATGCCGGCTACAACATCATTTTCATGGACATCCAGATGCCGGACATGGACGGCGTGGCGGCCACGGCCGAAATCCGCCGGGTGCTGGGTTCCGCCTGCCCCCCCGTGGTGGCCATGACGGCCTATTCCATGCAGGAAGACGCCGGCCGCTTCATGCGCCAGGGCCTCGACGACTACGTGGGCAAGCCCGTGAAAAGCCGCCACCTCTACGAAGTGTTGCACCGCTGGCTGCGCCCGCGCACGGCCCGGACGGCGGCCGAGGAGGCCCTGGCCCTCTTCGGTACTGCTCCGGCTGATACTGCTAATGCTGCTGCTACCGATACTGGTGTGGCTGCTGCTCCTGCTGCTCCCGCCAATACTGCTATAAGTGCCCAGGCGGCTGCGGCCGAAGAGTCCGATGAGCCCACCCTCGACGAGGCCATTGTGCAGCAGCTGGTGGAGCTGGGCGGCCCCGACTTCACGGCCGAGCTCTACCAGGAATTTGAGCAGGAAGCCGGCGATTTGTTGCGCGAAGCGGCCCCGGTGGCCGCTGCCGCCAACTTCCCGGAGCTGCTGCCCATGCTGCACCAGCTCAAAGGCACGGCGGCTACGCTGGGCGGCGTGGCCCTGGCGGCCCAGGCCAAGCACCTTGAGCAGCAGTTCAAGGCGGGGCATACCGCCGGGGGAGCCGAGGGTTTTCAACTTCTGGAACATTACTTTGTACGGTTCGTTGCCGAATATCCCCGCGCCGTCGAACGCGCCACCAACGCATCGGCCGTCTGA
- a CDS encoding aspartate aminotransferase family protein produces the protein MTSRQLFLRHQAQTSDFPLLLEIERAEGVYMYGPDGRRYLDLISGIGVSNVGHRHPRVLAGIQAQLDKYLHLMVYGELVQAVPAQLAEAIHRTLPAHLDSVFFTNSGAEAIEGALKLAKRHTGRTELISCFNAYHGSTHGALSITGSEDFKNSFRPLLPDVRHIRHNELADLTLITERTAAVVIETVQGEAGVRVPLPGYLPALRARCSEVGALLILDEIQCGYGRTGSMWAFEQFGISPDILVCAKGMGGGMPIGAFISSTEIMSGFKTNPILGHCTTFGGHPVSCAAALATLQVIQDEQLVAGVAAKAARFRAQLRHPAIRAVRGSGLLMAVEFESFAVLKPIIDHALAHEGILTDWFLFCDNSLRLAPPLIITDEEIDEACAALLRAIEHVTSAEAVSSS, from the coding sequence CTGACTTCCCGCCAATTATTCCTGCGCCACCAGGCCCAAACTTCCGATTTCCCGCTGCTGCTGGAAATTGAGCGGGCCGAGGGCGTGTACATGTACGGCCCCGATGGCCGCCGCTACCTCGACCTGATTTCGGGCATCGGCGTAAGCAACGTGGGGCATCGGCACCCGCGCGTGCTGGCCGGCATTCAGGCCCAGCTCGATAAATACCTGCACCTGATGGTGTACGGTGAGCTGGTGCAGGCCGTGCCCGCCCAGCTGGCCGAGGCCATTCACCGGACCTTGCCGGCTCACCTCGACTCGGTGTTTTTCACCAACTCCGGCGCCGAGGCCATCGAAGGCGCGCTGAAGCTTGCCAAGCGCCACACCGGTCGTACCGAGCTGATTTCCTGCTTCAATGCCTACCACGGCTCCACGCACGGGGCCTTGTCCATCACCGGCTCCGAGGATTTTAAGAACAGCTTCCGGCCCTTGCTGCCCGACGTGCGCCACATCCGGCACAACGAACTGGCCGACCTCACCCTGATAACCGAGCGCACCGCCGCCGTGGTCATCGAGACGGTGCAGGGCGAGGCCGGGGTACGCGTGCCACTGCCCGGCTACCTGCCGGCCCTGCGGGCGCGCTGCTCGGAGGTAGGGGCCCTGCTTATTCTCGATGAAATTCAGTGCGGCTACGGGCGTACGGGCAGCATGTGGGCCTTCGAGCAGTTCGGCATAAGCCCGGATATTCTGGTGTGCGCCAAAGGCATGGGCGGCGGCATGCCCATCGGCGCCTTTATTTCCTCCACGGAAATCATGAGCGGCTTCAAAACCAACCCCATACTGGGCCACTGCACCACCTTCGGGGGCCACCCGGTGAGCTGCGCAGCGGCGCTGGCCACGCTGCAGGTTATTCAGGACGAGCAGCTGGTGGCGGGCGTGGCGGCCAAGGCGGCGCGGTTTCGGGCGCAGCTGCGGCACCCGGCCATCCGGGCGGTGCGCGGCAGTGGGCTGCTGATGGCGGTGGAGTTTGAATCCTTCGCGGTGCTCAAGCCCATTATCGACCATGCGCTGGCGCACGAAGGCATTCTGACCGACTGGTTTCTGTTTTGCGACAATTCCCTTCGGCTGGCACCGCCACTCATCATCACCGATGAAGAAATTGACGAAGCCTGCGCCGCGCTGCTCCGAGCCATTGAGCACGTTACCAGTGCCGAAGCGGTCAGCTCAAGTTGA
- a CDS encoding TerB family tellurite resistance protein yields MFGFFENEQAKKIKGHLLNLAALAKADGHIDAREMNFILAVGKKNGLNSNDVQELVSGAKGTSADLPTNDSERFDQIFDLVDMMLADGVVDETEMDFCIMMAEKLGFRKAIVGVLVRKISQGVKDGLPRERIKEESNSFLNYNELPRPNIVA; encoded by the coding sequence ATGTTCGGTTTTTTCGAAAATGAGCAGGCCAAAAAAATTAAAGGTCACTTGCTAAACCTTGCGGCCCTGGCCAAAGCCGACGGCCACATCGATGCGCGGGAAATGAACTTCATTTTGGCAGTCGGGAAGAAGAACGGTCTCAATTCCAACGATGTACAGGAGCTGGTATCGGGAGCCAAGGGCACGAGCGCCGACCTGCCCACGAACGATTCTGAACGCTTCGACCAGATTTTCGACCTTGTCGACATGATGCTCGCCGACGGCGTGGTAGACGAAACCGAGATGGATTTCTGCATCATGATGGCCGAGAAGCTGGGCTTCCGCAAGGCCATAGTGGGCGTGCTGGTCCGCAAGATTTCGCAAGGCGTAAAAGACGGCCTCCCGCGCGAGCGGATTAAGGAAGAAAGCAATTCTTTTTTGAACTATAACGAGCTGCCCCGGCCCAACATTGTGGCTTAG
- the pfkA gene encoding 6-phosphofructokinase, with protein sequence MKRIGVFTSGGDSPGMNAAIRAVVRTATYHGIEVYGIMRGYSGMIKGEFVRLDSASVSNTVQKGGTILKSARSQKFMTKEGRQQAFDQLVNNGIEGLVAIGGNGTFTGAMIFEEEFGIPTVGAPGTIDNDLYGTDYTIGYDTAVNTALDCIDKIRDTADSHDRCFFVEVMGRDSGYIAIPCAIGGGAEIVMIPETQMSVDVVIDTLQSGWQRSKTSFIVIVAEGDEEGNATSVASRVKEAIPQLDTRVTVIGHIQRGGSPTAADRLLGSQIGIAAVEGLMNGMRNVMAGIVDKKLVYTPFTDTINKKKLINQSFMRMVEILSV encoded by the coding sequence ATGAAGAGAATAGGAGTGTTTACCAGCGGTGGCGATTCGCCGGGCATGAACGCGGCAATCCGGGCAGTAGTGCGCACCGCTACGTACCACGGCATTGAGGTATACGGCATTATGCGGGGCTATAGCGGCATGATTAAGGGCGAGTTTGTGCGGTTGGACTCGGCCTCGGTTTCGAACACAGTACAGAAGGGTGGCACCATTTTGAAATCGGCCCGCAGCCAGAAATTCATGACCAAGGAAGGCCGGCAACAGGCCTTCGACCAGCTGGTGAACAACGGCATCGAGGGCCTGGTGGCCATCGGCGGCAACGGTACCTTCACGGGCGCCATGATTTTTGAGGAAGAATTCGGCATCCCCACCGTGGGCGCGCCCGGCACCATCGACAACGACCTCTACGGCACCGATTACACCATTGGCTACGACACGGCCGTGAACACGGCGCTGGACTGCATCGACAAAATCCGCGACACGGCTGACTCGCACGACCGCTGCTTCTTTGTGGAGGTGATGGGCCGCGACTCGGGCTACATCGCCATTCCGTGCGCCATCGGCGGCGGGGCTGAAATCGTGATGATTCCGGAAACCCAGATGAGCGTGGATGTGGTGATTGACACCCTGCAATCGGGCTGGCAGCGCTCCAAAACGTCTTTTATCGTCATTGTGGCCGAGGGCGACGAGGAAGGCAACGCCACCAGCGTAGCGTCGCGCGTGAAAGAAGCCATCCCGCAACTGGACACCCGCGTCACGGTCATCGGCCACATTCAGCGCGGCGGCTCCCCCACGGCGGCCGACCGCCTGTTGGGCTCCCAAATCGGCATCGCCGCCGTGGAGGGCCTCATGAACGGCATGCGGAACGTAATGGCCGGAATTGTAGACAAAAAGCTGGTTTACACGCCGTTCACCGATACTATCAATAAGAAGAAGCTTATCAACCAGAGCTTCATGCGAATGGTGGAAATCCTGAGCGTGTAG
- a CDS encoding amidase — MKKILPALLLGGACFAAGAFVARPTAPDEITVPMLRAAQQVFGLNFNDAQLDSTRRNLTGYRESYEALRKISLPNSVAPAMVFDARPLRMRQAMLAATKADAGKLPQAPKVKLPGYRDELAFYTVRQLGELLRTKQVSSEELTQFFLARLKKYDPKLHCVITLTEDLALQQARQADQEIKAGKYRGPLHGIPFGVKDLFSAKGYKTTWGSVPYKEQTLDEDAAVVERLRAAGGVLVAKLTLGELAQGDVWFGEKTRTPWDVTKGSSGSSAGSASAVAAGLLPFAIGTETLGSIVSPSTACGVTGLRPTYGRVSRAGAMALSWSMDKAGPIARSAEDCAMVLAALTAAGPDARDPATLMAPNAFHYAFDANIKKLRVGYVKAAFDQNYPTKANDQASLEVLRKLGVELVPIELPAISPGALRFVLTAEGAAAFDDLTRSGRDAQMVLQNRSAWPNTFRSSRFIPAVEYIQAQRVRSLLIEQMDTQLKGLDAYIAPSFSANLTLTNLTGQPAIAIPNGFTAAGLPTTITFMGQLFEEGKLLALAKAYQDATEFDEKHPTL, encoded by the coding sequence ATGAAAAAAATACTACCCGCGCTGCTGCTTGGCGGTGCTTGCTTCGCAGCCGGAGCCTTCGTGGCCCGGCCCACCGCCCCCGATGAAATCACGGTGCCCATGCTGCGCGCCGCCCAGCAGGTATTTGGGCTGAATTTCAACGACGCACAGCTCGACTCCACGCGCCGCAACCTTACGGGCTACCGCGAGAGCTACGAGGCCTTGCGCAAAATATCGTTGCCCAACAGCGTGGCCCCAGCCATGGTGTTCGACGCGCGCCCCCTACGCATGCGCCAGGCCATGCTGGCCGCCACCAAAGCCGACGCCGGCAAGCTGCCCCAGGCCCCCAAGGTAAAGCTGCCCGGCTACCGCGACGAGCTGGCCTTTTACACCGTGCGCCAGCTCGGCGAGCTGCTGCGCACCAAGCAAGTATCTTCGGAAGAGCTGACCCAATTCTTCCTGGCCCGGCTCAAAAAGTACGACCCCAAGCTGCATTGCGTCATCACCCTCACCGAGGACCTGGCCCTGCAGCAAGCGCGGCAGGCCGACCAGGAAATCAAAGCCGGCAAGTACCGGGGCCCGCTGCATGGCATCCCCTTCGGCGTGAAGGACTTGTTCAGCGCCAAGGGCTACAAGACCACCTGGGGCTCGGTGCCCTACAAAGAGCAAACCCTCGACGAAGACGCCGCCGTGGTGGAGCGGCTGCGCGCGGCCGGCGGCGTGCTGGTGGCCAAGCTGACACTGGGCGAGCTGGCCCAGGGCGACGTGTGGTTTGGCGAGAAAACCCGCACCCCCTGGGACGTGACCAAGGGCTCGAGTGGCTCATCGGCCGGCTCGGCATCGGCCGTGGCCGCGGGCCTGCTGCCCTTTGCCATCGGTACCGAAACACTGGGCTCCATCGTGAGCCCCAGCACGGCCTGCGGCGTAACCGGGCTGCGCCCTACCTACGGCCGCGTGAGCCGCGCCGGCGCCATGGCCCTGAGCTGGAGCATGGACAAAGCCGGCCCCATTGCCCGCTCGGCCGAGGACTGCGCCATGGTGCTGGCTGCCCTCACTGCCGCCGGCCCCGATGCCCGCGACCCCGCCACCCTGATGGCCCCCAACGCCTTCCACTACGCCTTCGATGCCAACATCAAGAAGCTGCGCGTGGGCTACGTGAAAGCCGCTTTCGACCAGAACTACCCCACCAAAGCCAACGACCAGGCCTCGCTGGAGGTATTGCGCAAGCTGGGCGTGGAGCTGGTGCCCATTGAGCTGCCCGCCATTTCACCGGGCGCCTTGCGCTTCGTGCTCACCGCCGAAGGTGCCGCCGCCTTCGACGACCTCACCCGCTCGGGCCGCGACGCCCAGATGGTGCTCCAAAACCGCTCGGCCTGGCCCAATACCTTCCGGTCGTCGCGCTTCATTCCAGCTGTTGAATACATTCAGGCCCAGCGCGTGCGCAGCCTGCTCATTGAGCAGATGGACACCCAGCTCAAGGGCCTCGACGCCTACATCGCCCCTTCCTTCAGCGCCAACCTGACGCTGACCAACCTCACCGGCCAGCCCGCCATCGCCATCCCCAACGGCTTCACAGCCGCGGGCCTGCCCACCACCATCACCTTCATGGGCCAACTCTTCGAAGAAGGTAAACTCCTGGCCTTGGCCAAAGCCTACCAGGACGCCACCGAATTCGACGAAAAACACCCTACTTTATAA